A genomic region of Salvelinus namaycush isolate Seneca chromosome 7, SaNama_1.0, whole genome shotgun sequence contains the following coding sequences:
- the aoc1 gene encoding amiloride-sensitive amine oxidase [copper-containing], with amino-acid sequence MARCCCLLVLLVALGVCEASRDREWAHHGASMFADLTPREMRDVRDYLQGKPELGLTATRGKDLKKNSILLMELHLPRKHEALRTLDRGQAKPTRQARVVVQFGNQAQPNITEFIVSPLPFPTSYTGKTFKGDRPIRFESRPITAAEYSHIIDILQKITAKVHKVLFETTGGFSFHNCTNRCLTFSDIAPRGLESGERRTWIMLQKFVEGYFIHPVGFEVLVNHKDLDPERWTVEKVWYNGQYFDSVEELAERYEKGTLEKVQLPDHDDEDLYSTYIPRGHSNTRTDIHGPKLVEPQGPRYHVDGNFVEYAGWSFAFRVRSSAGLQIFDLRFNGERIAYEVSLQEAIAFYSGDTPAAMQTKYIDAGWAMGTVDYELAPGIDCPEIATFLDLHHYYDTDKPMRYKNALCVFEMTTGMPLRRHFNSNFQGSYNFFGGLENHVLVLRTTSTVYNYDYIWDFLFYQNGVMESRVSATGYIHATFFTPNGLHYGSKVYNFVLGNLHTHLIHYKVDLDVAGRENSFESMDLKYVNFTNPWSHKHSVVQSKLVKTQHQTERSAAFRFGKKFPRYVHFYNPNEKNKWGHQKGYRIQYNSHANSVLPRGWREENGISWSRYPLAVTRHKDSEPTSSSIYTQNDPWEPVVSFEDYIRNNENITNQDLVAWVTVGFLHVPHSEDIPNTATPGNAVGFFLRPFNFFDEDPSLSSRSTVIVRPDKEGKPKVQRWTPEVVGHCVTDKPFFYNGTYAGV; translated from the exons ATGGCCAGGTGCTGCTGTCTACTGGTGCTGCTGGTTGCTCTGGGCGTGTGTGAAGCCTCTCGTGACCGGGAATGGGCTCACCACGGAGCCTCCATGTTCGCCGACCTGACCCCCCGTGAGATGCGTGACGTCCGGGACTACCTGCAAGGCAAGCCAGAGCTGGGTCTGACAGCGACCCGGGGCAAGGACCTGAAGAAGAACAGCATCCTGTTGATGGAGCTCCACCTGCCTCGGAAGCACGAGGCCCTGAGGACCCTGGACCGGGGCCAGGCCAAGCCCACACGCCAGGCCAGAGTGGTGGTGCAGTTCGGGAACCAGGCCCAGCCCAACATCACTGAGTTCATTGTGAGTCCACTGCCCTTCCCTACTTCGTACACGGGGAAGACTTTCAAGGGAGACCGGCCCATTCGGTTTGAGTCGCGACCCATCACGGCGGCAGAGTACTCGCACATCATTGACATCTTGCAGAAGATTACTGCCAAGGTCCACAAGGTCCTGTTTGAGACCACAGGCGGATTTTCCTTCCACAACTGCACCAACCGCTGCCTGACTTTTTCGGACATTGCACCCCGTGGTTTGGAGTCGGGTGAGAGGAGGACCTGGATCATGCTGCAGAAGTTCGTAGAGGGCTACTTCATCCACCCTGTGGGCTTTGAGGTCCTGGTGAACCATAAAGATCTGGACCCTGAGCGCTGGACGGTGGAGAAGGTGTGGTACAATGGCCAGTACTTTGACAGCGTGGAAGAACTGGCAGAGCGATATGAGAAGGGAACGCTGGAGAAGGTCCAGCTTCCTGACCATGACGATGAAGACTTGTACTCCACTTACATTCCCCGTGGGCACAGCAACACGCGCACCGACATTCATGGGCCAAAGCTGGTAGAGCCCCAAGGCCCTCGCTACCACGTGGATGGGAACTTTGTGGAATACGCCGGCTGGTCCTTTGCCTTCCGAGTCCGCTCGTCCGCCGGCCTCCAAATCTTTGACCTGCGCTTCAATGGAGAGCGCATCGCCTACGAGGTCAGTCTCCAAGAGGCCATCGCCTTCTATTCGGGCGACACCCCCGCCGCCATGCAGACCAAATACATAGACGCTGGCTGGGCCATGGGAACTGTGGACTACGAGCTGGCGCCTGGCATTGACTGCCCCGAAATCGCAACCTTTCTAGACCTGCACCATTACTACGACACGGACAAGCCCATGCGCTACAAGAACGCCTTGTGTGTGTTTGAAATGACCACAGGGATGCCTCTGAGGAGGCACTTCAACAGTAACTTCCAGGGGAGCTACAACTTCTTCGGGGGTCTGGAGAACCACGTGCTGGTGCTTCGTACCACCTCCACCGTCTATAACTACGACTACATCTGGGACTTTCTCTTCTACCAGAACggagtgatggagtccagggTCAGTGCCACCGGCTACATCCACGCCACCTTCTTTACGCCTAACGGACTGCACTACGGCTCTAAGGTGTATAACTTTGTACTTGGTAACCTGCACACTCATCTCATCCACTACAAGGTTGACCTTGATGTTGCCG GTCGGGAGAACAGCTTTGAGTCGATGGACCTCAAGTACGTGAACTTCACCAATCCGTGGAGCCATAAACATTCTGTCGTCCAATCCAAGCTCGTCAAGACGCAACACCAAACGGAACGCAGCGCAGCCTTCCGATTTGGCAAAAAGTTCCCCCGCTACGTGCACTTCTATAACCCCAATGAGAAGAACAAGTGGGGCCACCAGAAGGGCTACCGCATCCAGTACAACTCCCACGCCAACAGTGTGCTTCCCCGTGGCTGGAGAGAGGAGAACGGCATCAGCTGGTCCAG ATACCCATTGGCTGTGACCAGGCACAAGGACAGTGAGCCCACCAGCAGTAGTATCTACACTCAGAACGACCCCTGGGAGCCTGTGGTCTCCTTTGAGGACTATATCCGCAACAATGAAAACATCACCAACCAG GACCTGGTTGCCTGGGTGACAGTGGGCTTCCTGCACGTGCCCCACTCGGAGGACATCCCCAATACGGCAACGCCCGGCAACGCTGTGGGCTTCTTCCTGCGCCCCTTCAACTTCTTCGATGAGgacccctctctctcatcccgcAGTACCGTCATTGTCCGGCCAGACAAAGAGGGGAAGCCGAAGGTCCAGAGATGGACCCCAGAGGTCGTAGGTCATTGTGTGACTGACAAGCCTTTCTTCTACAACGGCACCTACGCAGGAGTCTGA